One Purpureocillium takamizusanense chromosome 12, complete sequence DNA window includes the following coding sequences:
- a CDS encoding Type I Iterative PKS (COG:H~SMCOG1022:Beta-ketoacyl synthase~antiSMASH:Cluster_12.1~EggNog:ENOG503NYYT) yields the protein MESSEPTVCFSALWPSSKAKGEIKKVAAEVHEPFEDKLASFPQSYVGVRMDVCSWTITAPKGMAKSLMRQLTAEGVTAKEIDVQGRFHHSDNYATFRKLVGICTSVHMLQFRDSHPLVPLRRNDSGDLAMKEMPLHEMALQCILIEKAEWYTTMTRSAAAMIQGAEVSSVKGKATVLVMGSVDCIPRSIMAASPLQVLRPSGAGRMYHRYPTDSIAIIGMSCRFPNSETPQKFWDILQAKKIASVLPDTDSFDARFFGNTPREVEYMDPQHRLGLHLAYEALESGGHFSPSSSATKDIGCYVGMSSCDYDDESNCRAATAFSFTGTARAFASGRITHFFGLTGPSEAIDTAYGYRRSEGGGFVLLKRLSSAVADNDRILGVLAASAVNSSKGNRSITLPSSESQSDLYKHVLQRAGMHPCQVSYIEAHGTGTQKGDPIECQSIRQVFGQNPQLQLPRLRLGSVKGNIGHGGGASGVAAVVKVLLMLQHRLIPPQANFAVLNPAIPSLEEANMEIPQHLSPWEGSFRAALVNNYGASGTNVAMIMCQPPRTPFERTTSETAKPLLYPILISAHSTASLRRYCSALLRLLETHHGTLGNTLLPSVAFQLAQCQNHSLVHRITSSAGSSDELRALLRTTIDRDDAAPWKPRENPKPVVFVFAGQTGGRPLLSQEVYQESILLRRHLDRCDRALQTIGLHSIFPYIFEADSIFDLVTLHCMLFSLQYSVASSWIDTGLEVKALVGHSFGQLTALCVAGVLDVRDALKLISGRALLIQNKWSAEPGRMLSVDADAATVEGIIGSMLDGEKVEIACLNAPSNLVVAGTEAAIAKFEKAAHSSDINVRQLQVTHAFHSNLVDCIMHDYLQIIQDLPLKNPIIPIEPCSKSADAWANITPDLIARQSRDPVYFTEAILRIEQRLGPFLGRRPRRPIPSTRYSFTVQTQWHP from the exons ATGGAGTCTTCTGAACCAACTGTCTGCTTCAGTGCGCTGTGGCCTTCgagcaaggccaagggcgaaATAAAGAAAGTAGCGGCAGAGGTTCATGAACCCTTTGAAGACAAGCTTGCAAGCTTCCCTCAG AGTTACGTTGGCGTCCGTATGGACGTCTGTAGCTGGACCATCACAGCACCCAAAGGGATGGCCAAGTCGTTGATGCGCCAACTCACTGCGGAGGGCGTCACAGCTAAGGAAATAGATGTTCAAGGCCGTTTTCACCACTCGGACAATTACGCTACGTTCCGAAAGCTGGTAGGCATCTGTACATCCGTACATATGCTTCAGTTCCGAGATAGCCATccgctggtgccgctgaGGCGGAATGATAGCGGAGACCTGGCGATGAAGGAGATGCCGCTCCACGAGATGGCGCTGCAGTGCATCTTAATCGAGAAGGCCGAATGGTATACCACCATGAcgcggtcggcggcagcaatgATTCAGGGAGCCGAGGTTTCCAGCGTCAAGGGCAAAGCCACGGTACTCGTCATGGGCTCAGTCGATTGTATTCCGCGGTCTATCATGGCAGCCTCTCCTCTCCAAGTCCTTCGCCCTTCCGGAGCCGGAAGGATGTACCATCGCTATCCTACTGACTCCATTGCTATAATTGGCATGTCATGTCGATTTCCCAATTCGGAGACTCCGCAGAAGTTTTGGGATATACTCCAAGCCAAAAAGATAGCGAGCGTCCTGCCGGACACAGATTCGTTCGACGCTCGGTTTTTCGGCAACACTCCCCGCGAAGTCGAGTACATGGATCCGCAGCACCGACTAGGCCTTCATCTTGCCTACGAAGCCCTAGAATCGGGTGGGCATTTCAGTCCATCGTCTTCGGCGACGAAGGATATAGGCTGCTATGTCGGCATGTCTTCTTGCGACTATGACGACGAATCCAACTGCCGAGCCGCCACTGCATTCTCCTTCACAGGCACTGCGCGTGCCTTTGCGAGCGGCCGAATCACCCACTTCTTTGGCCTAACAGGTCCCTCTGAGGCAATTGACACAGCCT ACGGCTATCGACGGAGCGAGGGCGGAGGTTTCGTTCTGTTAAAGAGACTGTCGTCGGCAGTGGCGGACAACGACAGAATTCTCGGTGTActggccgcctcggctgTCAATAGCAGCAAAGGAAACCGGTCCATTACGCTGCCATCTTCGGAATCCCAATCCGATCTCTACAAGCATGTACTTCAGAGAGCGGGCATGCACCCATGTCAAGTGTCCTATATCGAGGCACATGGAACTGGCACTCAGAAAGGCGATCCTATCGAGTGCCAAAGCATTCGACAGGTCTTTGGACAGAACCCTCAGCTGCAATTGCCGCGGCTACGACTCGGTTCAGTGAAGGGAAATATCGGTCACGGCGGGGGAGCGTCGGGCGTGGCTGCTGTGGTCAAAgtgttgttgatgctgcAGCATCGGCTTATACCGCCCCAGGCCAACTTCGCGGTGCTCAACCCGGCCATTCCTTCATTGGAGGAGGCAAATATGGAGATCCCTCAACATCTGAGCCCTTGGGAAGGTTCCTTTCGGGCGGCGTTGGTTAATAATTACGGCGCGTCGGGGACCAATGTGGCCATGATTATgtgccagccgccgcggactCCATTCGAGCGGACCACCAGCGAGACAGCAAAGCCTCTTCTCTATCCGATTCTGATCTCGGCCCATTCTACCGCCAGTCTGCGACGGTATTGTTCGGCCCTTTTGCGCCTCCTTGAGACTCACCATGGTACCCTCGGAAACACATTGCTTCCGAGCGTTGCTTTTCAGCTGGCCCAATGCCAGAACCACTCCCTTGTGCATCGCATCACGTCTTCCGCCGGCTCATCAGACGAACTGAGAGCTCTGCTCCGCACGACAATCGATCGTGACGACGCGGCACCATGGAAACCACGTGAAAATCCGAAGCCCGTGGTTTTCGTTTTCGCGGGGCAGACTGGCGGTCGGCCTCTTCTCAGCCAGGAAGTGTACCAGGAATCGATCTTGTTAAGGCGCCATTTGGATCGATGTGACCGCGCCTTGCAGACCATTGGCCTTCACAGCATCTTCCCTTACATATTCGAGGCGGACTCTATCTTTGATCTCGTTACTCTTCACTGCATGTTGTTCTCCTTGCAGTATTCAGTTGCCTCGTCCTGGATTGATACTGGTCTGGAGGTGAAGGCCCTAGTTGGTCATAGCTTCGGCCAGTTAACGGCCCtctgcgtcgccggcgtgctcgacgtgAGAGACGCCTTGAAGCTTATCTCAGGCCGCGCACTCTTGATTCAGAACAAATGGAGTGCCGAACCGGGCCGCATGCTCAGCGTCGATGCGGATGCGGCGACTGTGGAGGGCATCATAGGATCCATGTTGGACGGGGAAAAGGTCGAGATTGCCTGCCTTAATGCCCCGTCCAACCTCGTGGTAGCGGGCACCGAAGCAGCCATCGCCAAATTTGAGAAGGCAGCTCACTCCAGCGACATCAATGTCAGACAACTCCAGGTCACGCATGCGTTCCATTCGAATTTGGTGGACTGCATCATGCATGACTACCTTCAGATTATCCAGGATCTGCCCCTGAAGAATCCCATCATCCCCATCGAGCCCTGCTCAAAgtccgccgacgcctgggCCAATATCACCCCTGATTTAATTGCGAGACAGTCCCGCGATCCTGTCTATTTTACCGAGGCCATACTTAGAATCGAGCAACGGCTGGGCCCAT TTCTcggacgccggcctcgtcgtcccatTCCTTCCACTCGGTACAGCTTCACGGTCCAGACCCAATGGCATCCCTAA